A single genomic interval of Pomacea canaliculata isolate SZHN2017 linkage group LG5, ASM307304v1, whole genome shotgun sequence harbors:
- the LOC112565047 gene encoding retinol dehydrogenase 7-like, which translates to MWTVFFAILCMVLVMVKFVNWLAGLASVHSSPSDHYVLITGCDSGFGRCLARRLDNVGYRVFGACLTPGAVEELKLTSRHLLPFVMDVTKDDDIEKAFTLITSALPENRGLWAVVNNAGITGPIGAAEWLSRTDFLAPLQVNVLGMTQVTKKFLPLIRRERGRVVNTTSVLGRVAVGPAPYVVSKYAAVGFTEILRRELAPQGVTVHSIEPGAYATNITNSDLMQQSMQQTLAAAPPDVRRYYGNRYADKLMETVELMNRFLTGTNLEEVVDAYLHALTSRRPLSRYVVGWNGNIVFRTLWMMPSWVTDLLVRAVFPAPSGQ; encoded by the exons ATGTGGACAGTTTTCTTTGCAATCCTCTGTATGGTGCTTGTAATGGTGAAGTTTGTCAACTGGCTGGCCGGCCTGGCCAGTGTTCATTCTTCTCCTTCTGATCACTATGTTTTGATCACGGGCTGTGACTCTGGGTTTGGCCGCTGCCTTGCCCGTCGCCTTGACAACGTGGGGTACCGTGTCTTTGGGGCATGCCTGACGCCAGGAGCCGTTGAGGAGTTGAAGCTAACGTCACGCCACCTGCTGCCCTTTGTAATGGATGTAACTAAAGACGATGACATCGAAAAGGCGTTCACCTTGATCACTTCTGCCTTACCAGAAAACCGCG gCTTGTGGGCAGTTGTGAACAACGCAGGAATTACGGGCCCCATAGGGGCTGCCGAATGGCTGTCTCGCACCGACTTTCTAGCACCGCTGCAGGTCAACGTCCTGGGAATGACCCAGGTCACCAAGAAATTCTTGCCTCTGATTCGTAGAGAGCGAGGCCGTGTGGTGAACACAACAAGCGTCCTTGGACGAGTGGCTGTAGGTCCGGCGCCGTACGTTGTGTCCAAATATGCGGCTGTGGGTTTTACAGAAATCCTAAG ACGCGAGCTGGCGCCGCAGGGTGTAACGGTCCATTCCATTGAACCGGGTGCGTATGCAACCAACATCACCAACTCCGACCTGATGCAGCAGTCTATGCAGCAAACTTTGGCTGCTGCTCCACCCGACGTGCGCCGCTATTACGGCAACCGTTATGCAGATAAGT TGATGGAGACAGTAGAACTGATGAATCGTTTCTTGACCGGCACGAACTTAGAGGAAGTGGTGGACGCTTACCTGCATGCTTTAACTTCGAGACGACCCTTGAGTCGCTATGTGGTCGGATGGAACGGAAACATCGTCTTCCGGACTTTATGGATGATGCCATCGTGGGTGACAGATTTGCTAGTCCGTGCAGTGTTCCCTGCCCCCAGTGGACAGTGA